The genomic segment ACGTTGCCCAGGCGGATCGCGCCGTCGGCGGTGATGTTGCCGCCGAGCTGGAGCGGACCCGCACCACGGCTGTCGAGGCTGGCGAGCGCCTGATTGCCGCCCACGTCACCGGCAAACACTACGTTGAGCCCGCTTGTGAGCGTCAGTGCGTATCCACCATCGATGCGCCCCCGAAAACTGATCTGGCCAAGCTGGCTGTCCAGCACGCTGTCGCGGGTCAGCGCCACATCGCCCTGGAAGTACTGCAGGCCGATGCTCCTGCCGCTGGCGGGAAGCTGCACGACATCAGCCGTCGCAATCAGGCTGTCCACATCGAAATCGGAGAACGCCAGCGTGCCGGCAGCAGAGATGTAGCTGCCGCGGCCCTTCAGTGACACCGTGTCGCCAAACCGGTTCACCGGCCGGCCCATGCCGTCGGTCCTGTCGAGGTTGACGGCGCCGCCGGCATCGATATGGGTGGTGCCGCCGACGTCCAGCATGCTGCCCGCGGCCTGCTGCAGCCCGCCGGTGAGATCCAGCCGCAGGTTCTCCGTCAGCGTGCTGTTGCCCAACAGCAGATCGCCCGCGCGTAGTTGGGCACTTCTGCCCGCCAGGGCGACCTCGCCACCGAAGCGATTGCCTGCATCGATCAGATTGATGTTCCCCGCACTCCGGAACCAGGCCCGGCCATCGACCTGGTAGCTGCCGGCCTGGACCAGGCTGATCGCGGAGTCGATGCTGAGGTTGCGCTTGCTGACGATGCCTCGACCGTTGAACAGAAGCCCGGTGATGCTGACATCGGCGGCATTGATGTTGCCGTTGACCTGGATCTGGCCGCCAGTAGTCAGTGCCAGGTTGTAACCACCGGCGGTGTTGCTGGAGATGCCGTCGGTGGTGAGGGCGCCGCCGCCAGTGCTGATCAGCTGCGTGTTGCCGTCCAGCACCACGTTGCCCTGCAGCAGGATATCGCCGGTGCTGGTGAGGCGGCTGCCCAGCACGATGGTATCGGCGCGACCGTGCAGGCGACCCACCACCCCGGCTCCTCCCACCTCGCCGCCGATCGTGAGCTGGCGTGCACTCAGATTCAGACCGCCACCGTCACCGTCGACCGTTCCGCCGAGTGTGAGGCTCCCGATGAGCGAGGTCAGGCTGCGCTCACCGTACACGCGCACCGGGCCAGAGAACCCGAGCGTGCCCAGCGTGCTGACATCGCCGAACAGGCGCGCACCGTTGCCCGTGCTGACATTCAGGCCCTGCAATGCGGTGCTGCCACCAATGGCACCGGAGAACGTGGCCATTCCGCTGGCGTCGACGCCCAGCTGGTAGCTGCCATCAACGGTGCCGTCGAACAGGATCGTCCCACCCTGCAGCGTCGCGTTGCCCTGCAGTGTCACCGCGGACCGGTAGGCCTGGTTACCGGACGTGGTGATCGTACCGCTCAGGCCAAGGCTGCCGCCCTGCGCATCCAGGCTGCGCGCGTCGATATCGCCCAGGTTCAGTGCACCGATGCCGACCAGACTGACATCGGCTCCTTTCGCGCTGACCCGGTTGCCGAAACTGTTGCCGGCATGGGTCAGGGTGATATTGCCCGCAGCTGCGTCGAGCGTGGTATTGCCACCTACCGACAGCGCCCCGCTGTTCGCCAGGCTGGTCGAGGTGGCCAGGGTCAGGTCGGTACCGACATGGCCACCAACGCGGCTGATGGCATTGCTCGCCTGTCCCAGGGTCACTCGGCCCTGCGTATCCAGTTGCAGCGCGCCCTCCAGCGAACCCGCGGTCTGGGTGATGTTGTTCGCGTCGATTCCGATCGAGTCTGCCTTGATCGAGCCTGACAGCACCACGTCGCCGTTGATGCCGCCATTTAAGTTCACGGTCCTGGCGTCGATGCTGCCGCCGGTCATCTGGACGGCGACCGGCCCCCCCATGACAGCCGATCCCACCGTGGACATCGCCGTGGCCGTAACGATGGCGTTGTTGATCGCCACCGGTGCAGAACTGCGGATGGTCAGGCTGCCGTCGCTGGCATCGATGGCGTTGGCGATGATCGTGCCGCCCGCGTTGATGCCGGTAGCGGACAGACCCGGTCCCATCAATGCCGTCATGCTGATGTTGCGTGCACTGAGGGTGCCGACGTTGCTGATGCCGGTTCCTGCGATGCCACTCGCTGCGGTGGTGACGAACGCCAGGCTTGGCATGCCGGCCGATGACACACCGGTCACCGCGGTCACGGCACCGGCCGCCACCAGATCGATGTTGCCCAGCGGTGCGGCGATGTAACCGTTGTTGAACACCGAACCGCCGACCAGGCTGATCCCGCCGGCCGTCGCCGTCAGCGTACCTCCCAGGTTGCTGACCGCGGCACCGGCCCCTGCGCCGCCCAGTTCAAAACTGGGCGGCAACCCACCACTATCCAGCGGAATCCCCTGTGCGCCGGGCGTCAGGGTGCTGGCCAGCAACCCGCCCACGTTGACGCTGGCAGTGCCGGTGAAGGTGATGCCCGCCGGATTGAGCAGGAATACCTGCCCGTTGGACAGCAGCTGGCCACTGATGATGCTGGCGGACGGGCCGGTCACCAGATTGATCGCCGTCGACCTCGAGCCTGCCTGATCGAATCTGACCGTGTTGCCGGAGCCGATGCTGAAGCTGCTCCACTGGAACAACGCAGCCTGGCTCTGCTGGGTGATCGTCATGGTGTTGCCATTGACGTTGATGATTCCCGAGCCCGACGTAATGGTGCCGTTCTGTGGCAGGGTCTGCGCCGTGGCCTGCAGGCTGCCGGTCAGCAGCAGCGCCGCGGTCAACGGTGCCAGCCAAAGGGGAGTGCGTGATCGCTCCGGGACGCAGCGACGTGGCCCGCGCGCGAACTCCGCAGCGACCTGCACCTGGCCCAGCGAAGGATTGAAGACGAGTCGGTAGATACGGTTCATGGTCGCTCCTCAGAAGGTCAGGCCAAGCCGCGCATACACGCGGACATCGCGGCCGTCACCCGGTCGCAGGGCGCTGGTCGGCTTGGCCGCCGCCACGCGCAGTTCCAGGTTCTTCCACTGGCGCAGGCGGAAGGTCGCGCCCATTCCCACCGATGCCAGGTCGGCCGGTGCCTCCAGCCCATCAACATCGAACACCCGTGCCTGGTCGGCGAACACATCCAGCTCCAGCACTTCGCGCCATGGCACGCCGCGGAACGGCGAGGCCACATCGCCGAAGCCCGGCGCGTCGACGTGGTACTCCAGCGCCCCGTACCAGCCACGATCGCCCAGGGTCTCGCCCTGCGCGTATCCCCGCACGCTGTCGTTGCCACCGACCTGGAACTGCTCCAGTGCCGGCAACGAGTTGTTGCTGTACTGGCCATTGAACTTGAACAGCAGGCGTTGGCTGCGGCTGAGGTACTGCAGCCGCAGCAGGCCCAGGCGCACCACGTTGAACCGGCTGTCACGTGTCGGGTTGATCGCATCGAAGTCAGCCGAGCGATCGCGCAGCGACTGGCGTAAGCTCAACTGCGCCAGGTTGATGCCATGCCAGCGTGCATCGTTGTGGCGCACGCTGGCCCCCACCTCGGCCACATCGTATTTCTGCTTGGAAAGAACCAGCCCCAGCGCTTCAAAGCGCGAGCTTTCGCGGATGTAGCGCGCCGAGCTGGTCACCTGCAGATCGGGCCGGTTGATGAACTTCCAGTCGGCACCTGCATAGGCCTGCGACGCCGGTCCCTTGAGCTTGAAGCCGCGCAGGATGCCGTCGTCCACCTCCAGCTCGCTGCGGTTGGCACCGGCCAGCACCGACAGACCCTGTACCGCCTGCAATGGCACGCTGTAGGACAGTGCGCCGGCACGGCTGGCCTGTGGATCGAATGCATACGTGCCACTGGCGGCGAACACATCGCCCAGGCCCAGTGGACTGTTCCAGGTCACCCCCAGCTGGGCACGGCCGCGCCCGGTCAACTCGGTGCCATGGTTGTCCACGCTGGTGCTGATCTCGTAGGGCCGGCCGCTTTCACGCGCGACCAGCACCAGGTCGGTTTCACCGACGTTCTCGCCGGGTTGCAGCACCGAGGAAACGGAAACCCCCGGCAGGTCACGCGCGTACAGCAACGCGCTGTCGATGTCGGCCTGGCGCAACGGCTGCCCACGCAGGCGTTCGGCCACGTTGCTGAGCGTATGGCTGCGGTAACGCTGGTTGCCCTGCACCACCACCTTGCCGATGCGCCCTTCCAGCACGCGCACTTCGATGCGGCCCTCGGCATCGAGCTTCTGCGGCGGCAGGTAGGCGACGCTGACCAGGAAACCCGCCTTGCGATAGGCCGCCGTCACCGCATCCGCCGCCCCCTGCAGCTGGGCGAAGTCCAGCACCGCCACGTCGGCACCCTGCGCCAGGTGTGCAAAGTACGCGTCCAGCACGGCCTGGACGTGGGCGGGCGTGATGCCTCGTTGTGGATGCTCACCGACGTCGCTGGCGCGGAAACCACGCACCTGCAGGGTCTGGCTGCCGGTACGCGCGGCCATGTCGGGCAACCGGGTGTCCGCTGGAATGTCGGCCGGGGGGGCCGCCGCCGCGACAGGCAATGCTGCAGACAGCAGCAGTGCGAACGACGAACGCTTCAACGGCATCAAGATGTCCTCCAATGACGGCAGATGTCCAAGGCAACGGACAACGCTCCGCCAGTCCCCGGGCGGAGTGCGTGAAAAAGACAGGCGCAGCAGAACGCGCTGGCAGCCAGCAGGCGATCCGCCCACGGCCCAGACATGCATGCACCTCAACAACCCCGCGCGGAGGATGCCACAAAGAATGAACGGCGACGCGTGCCGTTCGTAACCGTTCGTCGGACACGCCCCAGCAGCGCCGATGCCGACGCCACATGGATCGATCTGAATGCTCGTGCGCCACTCAGGGCCCACAAAAGATGACGCCGGCGCGCATCCTGCGGCCGGCGTCGGGTCCCCTCCCCGGGAACGCGTGAATCAGCGGGTGTGGATCAGCGGATGACCAGCACCGGCAGCGTGCTGCGTGCCAGCACTTCGGCGGTCTGGCTGCCCAGCAGCACGCGGGTGACGCCACGGCGGCCATGCGAGGTCATCACGATCAGGTCGCTGTTGCGCTCACCCGCCGTCTCGATGATGCCGTCGGCCGCGTAGCGGTCCAATACGTGCACCGGGTTGGCGGTGATGCCCTGCTCGGCCGCCTTGGCCAGCGCCGGCTGCAGCACCTTCTGTGCGCCTTCCTCGCGGTCGGCCTTGTACTCGGGGCTGTTCATGTAGCCCACGCTCCAGCCCATGGCGTCGTACATGCCGACGGCCCACGGCTCGGAAACGGTCACGATATCGACCTCGGCATTGAGGTCCTTGGCCAGCTCCAGGCCCTTGGCCAGGCCCTTGTCGGCCAGCTCGGACCCGTCGGTGGCAATCAGGATGCGCTTGTACATGGTGGGGCTCCGTAGCGATCTGCCAGATGGGAACGACACCATTGCACACCGGATGTGCAGGCCGCGCCTTGAGCAGGATCAATCCGGCGCCGCGCAGCGGCGTGTGCGCATCGCCCGCTTGCGTGCGCCGGTCAGTGCGGCGCATGCTCGGCGGGCGGCGCACTGCCGCGCTCAAGGCCGACCGACATGCAGGACAACAAACCGCCCGCCTGGAGTTCCCAGACATCCATCCTGGTCGCCGCGATCATCGCCTTGGCGGTGCTGTTCGGCGGCTACCAGATCGGCAAGGACATGGCGCTGCGCGACAATGCGCGGCAGGCGGCCGGCCGGTAACCTGCTGCCGTAGAGTCGAGCTTGCTCGACTGCTTTCTTTGCGGGTAGAAGCAGTCGAGCAAGCTCGACTCTACCGTTGCTTTGTTCAGGCGATCTGCACCACGCGTGCGTTCTGGCACAGCGGGTAGCTGGCCACGAAGTCAGCGATCGCATCACGCATCGCCTCGAACGATTCGCCATACATGTACAGCGCGGTCTCGGTCGGGCCCTGCCACCAGCTGCAGATCTCGCCGAGGCCGTCGATGTTCTCCGACAGCTGTTCGAACACGTGGTTGGAATCGCACTGCTCGTAGACTTCGTCCGGCAGGGTGAGGCCGTCCAGGTAGATGCCCAGGCCTTCGGTCACGCCGAAGCTGCGGTCGGCCTCGCCTGCGCCCTGCAGCTGCGAACCCTTCGGTGCACCCAGCTGCTCCAGCAGATCGATCAGCTTCGGCACGCCGCTCGCATCGATCAGCGCCACTTCGATATCGCCGTACTCGACCTCGCCCAGGTCGGACATCGCGGTCCCGCCGCCGGTCAGCTCGCCCACCTGGGCCGCCTGCAGCAGCGCATCGAGCGGATCCTCGAACAGTTCATGGCGGTGCTCCGGCTGCAGCCGGGCGTTCAACTTCACGGTGACGTGCAGCGTGGGTTCTGTCATGGGGGCGCTCCTGGAAGGTGTCAGGCCCCATTGTAGAGTCCAAGGTAGCGGCAGGAGCCGCTGCCAACGTCGCTTGCGACGGCCCGAAGGGTGCCGGTCAGGACGACCGGCATAGCTTGCTCGACTGCCTTCCCGCCAGAAGCAGCCGAGCATGGCTCGGCTCTACAGGCTTCCCGCCCCCTGACGGTGATCAGATCACCGTCAGGTTGGCATACGCCATCACCAGCCACTTGCTGCCGGCGTCGGCGAATTCGACCTGAACGCGGGCGTGTGCGCCGCTGCCTTCGTAGTCGGTCACCATGCCTTCGCCGAACTTGGGATGGGTGACCAGTGCGCCGAGCTTGAGCGGCGGTGCCTCGATCGAAGCATGGCCCATCACCCGGCTGCTGCCCAGCGAGGCCGGCCGCGAGACCTGCACCTTCGGGCGGACTTCGTGCAGCAGCTCGCGTGGGATCTCGCGCAGGAAGCGCGACGGCAGGCTGTAGTTGTCCTGGCCGTGGATGCGGCGCGATTCGGCGTAGCTCAGCACCAGCTTCTGGCGCGCACGGGTGATGCCCACGTAGGCCAGGCGGCGCTCTTCTTCCAGCCGACCGCTTTCCTCCAGCGAGCGTGCACTGGGGAACAGGCCTTCTTCCAGGCCGGCCAGGAACACCAGCGGGAATTCCAGGCCCTTGGCCGAGTGCAGGGTCATCAGCTGCACGCCGTCCTCGCCCGCCTGCGCCTGGCCCTCACCGGCCTCCAGCGCGGCATAGGCCAGGAACGCGACCAGCTCGTCCATGTCCTCGCCCACTTCCTCGATGTCGTCGGCGCGGCGCACGAAGCGCGAGGCCACCGAGACCAGTTCGTCGAGGTTGTCGGTGCGCGATTCCGAATCCAGCGCGTTGCGGCTTTCCTTGCTCCAGTGCTCGCGCAGCTGCGAGCGGGCCAGCACGTGGTCCACGCGCTCGGCCAGGGTCATGTGCAGGGTCTGCGCCTGTAGCTCGTTGACCAGCACCAGGAAGCCGGCCAGCGCATTGCGCGCACGTGCGGCCAGCGCGCTGCCCTGGGTGACCAGCATGGTCGCTTCCCACAGCGAGATACCCTGCGCGCGCGCCTCGCGGCGCACTTCGTCCAGCGTGCGGTCGCCGATGCCACGGGTGGGCGTGTTGACCGCGCGCTCGAACGCCGCGTCATCGTTGCGGTTGGACAGCAGGCGCAGGTAGGCCAATGCGTCCTTGATTTCGGCACGCTCGAAGAAGCGCATGCCGCCGTACACGCGGTACGGCACCTGTTCGCTCAGCAGCGCTTCTTCCAGCGCGCGCGATTGCGCGTTGCTGCGGTAGAGCACGGCCACTTCGGTATAGCTGCCACCGTCGCGCACCCACTGGCGCGCGCGCTCGACGATATAGCGCGCTTCGTCCATCTCGTTGTACGCGGCATACAGGTCGATCGGCTCGCCGTCGCCGCTGTCGGTCCACAGCTGCTTGCCGATGCGGTCCGGGTTGTGCGCGATCACCGCGTTGGCGGCGCCGAGGATGTTGGCGGTGGAGCGGTAGTTCTGTTCCAGGCGGATGGTCTGCGCGCCCGGGAAGTCACGCAGGAAGCCCTGCACGTTCTCCACCTTGGCACCGCGCCAGCCATAGATGGCCTGGTCGTCGTCACCGACCACGAACACGTGGCCGGAATCACCGGCCAGCACGCGCACGAAGGCGTACTGGATGGCGTTGGTGTCCTGGAACTCGTCCACCAGGATCTCGCGGAAGCGGGCACGGTAATGCGACAGCAACGCCGGGTTGTCGCGCAGCAGCTCATGCGCGCGCAGCAGCAGCTCGGCGAAGTCGACCAGGCCGGCGCGGTCGCAGCGTGCCTGGTACTCGATATATGCCTGGCGCATGGTTTCCAGCCACGCGTCGTTCGGTTCGGGCTGGATGTGCTGCGGGCGGCGGCCTTCGTCCTTCTGCGCGTTGATCCACCACGCGATCTGCTTGGCCGGATACTTGCCGTCGTCCAGTTCCAGCGCCTGCACCACGCGCTTGACCAGCCGCAGCTGGTCGTCCGAATCCATCACCTGGAAGCCTTCGGGCAGCTTCGCGTCCTGCCAGTGCAGGCGCAGCAGGCGGTTGGCCAGGCCGTGGAAGGTGCCGATCCACATGCCGCGGCTGCCGTTGGGCAGCTGCGCGTCGATGCGGTGGCGCATTTCGCCGGCCGCCTTGTTGGTGAAGGTCACCGCGAAAATGCCGTGGGTCGGCACGCCATCGACTTCATGCAGCCAGGCGATGCGGTGGGTGAGTACGCGGGTCTTGCCGGAACCGGCACCGGCCAGCACCAGGTGGTGGCCGGGGGGAGCGGAGACGGCTTCGCGCTGGGCCGGGTTCAGGCCATCAAGCAGGTGGGAGACATCCATGCCCCCATTTTACGGCATCGCCGTCGCGGCTCCTGCGACCACCTGGGTGGCCAGTGCGTGCGCCTGCTGACGCAGTTCAGGCACGGCCAGGCTTTCCCACAAGCTGCCGATGCGCAGGCTGCCGAGCACGCCCAATCGTGCCTGTGGCTGGCCGCCGGTGGCACACAGGCGATCACCCGGCACCGTGCTGTCCAGGCCCAGCCCGTGCGGGCCAGGGCGGGCCAGCCCATCGGCCTGCAGCTGCTGCAGCAACGGATTGCGCAGCGCGCTGGCACGGGTTTCCACGCCGGTGGCGTTGATCACCCCGCCGATCGTCCACTGCTGTTCATTGCCCGAGGCATCGCGGCCGGACAGCTGCACGGCGCCGCCCTCGCGCCAGACGCGTTGCAGGCGGCTGCGGTGAATGCGCAGCTGGCCGCTGTCCTGCAGCGCCTGCAACTGCGAATCCACTTCTTCGGCGATGCGATGGCGATGCACGTCCCAATAGCGCACCACATGGCGCAGGAAGCGGCGCTGGTCGGCCTCATCGAGGCTGCACCACAGTGCCTGCCCGTGCGGACGGATGCGGTCCATCACGCCCTGCCACGGCACACCTTCGGCCTGTGCCTGCCCGGCAAACTGGCGCAACGCACGCAGGCGCTGGCGCAGGTTCATCGGCAGCAGCGTGGCCGGGTCGAAGCTCGGCAGGCCGCCGTGCGCGTGCGGCAACGGCAGCAGGCCATGGCGCGAGATCACGTGCAGCGGACCGGTGTGGCCAGCGGCGACCAGCGCCAGCACGGTGTCGGCCATGCTCAGGCCGGAACCGACAATGGCCACCGCCTGCTCACCGGCCAGGGTGCGTACGCCGTCGTAGTCCCAGGCCTCGATCACATCGTCGGCAGGCAGCGCATCGGCGCCGGCCACCGGCAGCGGGCGCATGCTGTTACCAGTGGCCAGCACCGCCTGTGCGGCGTGCAGCGTCTGGCCATCGCCCAGCTGCAGCCGGTAACCATGGTCATCCGGCTGCAGGCCCAGCACCGGCTGCGCGATCACCTGCAGCTGCGCCGGGCTTGCCGCGGCGGCATCCTGCAGGCGCTGCTGCAGGTAGGCGGCGAAGTAGTGGCGGCACACGTAGCGCTCGCCCAGCACCTCGCGCGCCTCGCCCGGGTAGGCATTGGCGGCCATCAGGTAGTCGAGGAAATCGCCGGGCGCGTCGGCAAACGCGCTCATCTTCGCCGCCGGCACGTTCAGCAGATGCTCCGGCCACGGCGTGGCATAGGCGATGCCTTGCGCCAGCTGCGAGGCCGGCTCGAAGATGGCCAGCGCCAGCGGCGCACGGGCCTGGCGCAATACCTGGATCGCCACCAGCACCCCGGCCGCACCACCACCGATGATCGCCAGGTCCAGTTCGCCATTACGCGGTGAATCAGTCATGGGCCGATTGTAGGCCATCGGCGATGACAGGCCGGCGTGCCGAAGCGGGCGGTTACTGCGGCCTCACATCAACGCATCGGCCAGGCGTGCGATGCCTTCGCGGCTGCGCCGCCACGTCGGGCGGCTGCGCCACTGCTGCAGGTCCAGCTGCCGCGACTCCCGCAGGTAGCCGTCCTCGATCGCGCACAGCTGCTGGACCAGCGCGCGGTCGTAGCAGATCAGGCCGATTTCGGCATTCAGCGCGAACGAGCGGATATCCATGTTGATCGAGCCAAGCACGGCGATGTCCTCGTCCACGCTCATGTGCTTGGCGTGCAGGAACTGCGGTTCGTACAGGGCGATGCGCACGCCACAGCGCAGCAGCTCGTCGTAGTACGCCTCCTGCG from the Stenotrophomonas maltophilia genome contains:
- a CDS encoding ShlB/FhaC/HecB family hemolysin secretion/activation protein — encoded protein: MPLKRSSFALLLSAALPVAAAAPPADIPADTRLPDMAARTGSQTLQVRGFRASDVGEHPQRGITPAHVQAVLDAYFAHLAQGADVAVLDFAQLQGAADAVTAAYRKAGFLVSVAYLPPQKLDAEGRIEVRVLEGRIGKVVVQGNQRYRSHTLSNVAERLRGQPLRQADIDSALLYARDLPGVSVSSVLQPGENVGETDLVLVARESGRPYEISTSVDNHGTELTGRGRAQLGVTWNSPLGLGDVFAASGTYAFDPQASRAGALSYSVPLQAVQGLSVLAGANRSELEVDDGILRGFKLKGPASQAYAGADWKFINRPDLQVTSSARYIRESSRFEALGLVLSKQKYDVAEVGASVRHNDARWHGINLAQLSLRQSLRDRSADFDAINPTRDSRFNVVRLGLLRLQYLSRSQRLLFKFNGQYSNNSLPALEQFQVGGNDSVRGYAQGETLGDRGWYGALEYHVDAPGFGDVASPFRGVPWREVLELDVFADQARVFDVDGLEAPADLASVGMGATFRLRQWKNLELRVAAAKPTSALRPGDGRDVRVYARLGLTF
- a CDS encoding universal stress protein, encoding MYKRILIATDGSELADKGLAKGLELAKDLNAEVDIVTVSEPWAVGMYDAMGWSVGYMNSPEYKADREEGAQKVLQPALAKAAEQGITANPVHVLDRYAADGIIETAGERNSDLIVMTSHGRRGVTRVLLGSQTAEVLARSTLPVLVIR
- the uvrD gene encoding DNA helicase II gives rise to the protein MDVSHLLDGLNPAQREAVSAPPGHHLVLAGAGSGKTRVLTHRIAWLHEVDGVPTHGIFAVTFTNKAAGEMRHRIDAQLPNGSRGMWIGTFHGLANRLLRLHWQDAKLPEGFQVMDSDDQLRLVKRVVQALELDDGKYPAKQIAWWINAQKDEGRRPQHIQPEPNDAWLETMRQAYIEYQARCDRAGLVDFAELLLRAHELLRDNPALLSHYRARFREILVDEFQDTNAIQYAFVRVLAGDSGHVFVVGDDDQAIYGWRGAKVENVQGFLRDFPGAQTIRLEQNYRSTANILGAANAVIAHNPDRIGKQLWTDSGDGEPIDLYAAYNEMDEARYIVERARQWVRDGGSYTEVAVLYRSNAQSRALEEALLSEQVPYRVYGGMRFFERAEIKDALAYLRLLSNRNDDAAFERAVNTPTRGIGDRTLDEVRREARAQGISLWEATMLVTQGSALAARARNALAGFLVLVNELQAQTLHMTLAERVDHVLARSQLREHWSKESRNALDSESRTDNLDELVSVASRFVRRADDIEEVGEDMDELVAFLAYAALEAGEGQAQAGEDGVQLMTLHSAKGLEFPLVFLAGLEEGLFPSARSLEESGRLEEERRLAYVGITRARQKLVLSYAESRRIHGQDNYSLPSRFLREIPRELLHEVRPKVQVSRPASLGSSRVMGHASIEAPPLKLGALVTHPKFGEGMVTDYEGSGAHARVQVEFADAGSKWLVMAYANLTVI
- a CDS encoding FAD/NAD(P)-binding protein gives rise to the protein MAYNRPMTDSPRNGELDLAIIGGGAAGVLVAIQVLRQARAPLALAIFEPASQLAQGIAYATPWPEHLLNVPAAKMSAFADAPGDFLDYLMAANAYPGEAREVLGERYVCRHYFAAYLQQRLQDAAAASPAQLQVIAQPVLGLQPDDHGYRLQLGDGQTLHAAQAVLATGNSMRPLPVAGADALPADDVIEAWDYDGVRTLAGEQAVAIVGSGLSMADTVLALVAAGHTGPLHVISRHGLLPLPHAHGGLPSFDPATLLPMNLRQRLRALRQFAGQAQAEGVPWQGVMDRIRPHGQALWCSLDEADQRRFLRHVVRYWDVHRHRIAEEVDSQLQALQDSGQLRIHRSRLQRVWREGGAVQLSGRDASGNEQQWTIGGVINATGVETRASALRNPLLQQLQADGLARPGPHGLGLDSTVPGDRLCATGGQPQARLGVLGSLRIGSLWESLAVPELRQQAHALATQVVAGAATAMP